Proteins encoded in a region of the Perca fluviatilis chromosome 6, GENO_Pfluv_1.0, whole genome shotgun sequence genome:
- the cfap157 gene encoding cilia- and flagella-associated protein 157, with amino-acid sequence MADVIGSWEEKSLYLTQIQYLEEQLERCQFKYDELEKQNKDLAPKYSALEKDKKDTTESLKRSAAVKQKRVEELTEQLKTQQQTDQQDREELQLQHSQQKKELQDRINGLYSVSRTMVKKFEEQQELEEQLKQLMQEQSNIESMKKQLLDQREEHTAAIDSLMNELELEREKVIVEGQQAVDRCVEKKASKILRKERALHSERLQQLQVLLNENLVLPKEKDVLQDKKRVLCFEREQMKKALIKITQESISYKDEIKQLKEKCQKLRVDLKDRDAACKSMLTKKEDLCKRLDSVDKDRRQKTSEADQLKVELQREKSRRRQIKNVIQEAGITLSHILTELDKPSETEWKILRLLEILESTAPPSDQAPPSTTHMRRAVEGQNRRPLTPNQPGNSAVRRPPALSCAPQQADPEAGASADC; translated from the exons ATGTCAATTTAAATATGACGAGCTGGAGAAACAGAATAAGGACCTGGCCCCTAAGTACAGCGCGCTGGAGAAGGACAAGAAAGACACCACTGAGTCCCTGAAACGCTCCGCGGCTGTAAAACAGAAGAGGGTTGAAGAGCTGACTGAGCAGCTGAAGACTCAGCAGCAGACGGACCAACAGGACAGAGAGGAACTGCAGCTGCAGCACAGCCAGCAGAAGAAGGAGCTGCAGGACCGGATCAACGGACTTTACTCAGTAAGCAGGACGATGG TGAAAAAGTttgaggagcagcaggagctgGAGGAGCAGCTGAAGCAGCTGATGCAGGAACAGTCCAACATAGAGTCTATGAAGAAGCAGCTGTTGGATCAGAGAGAAGAGCACACAGCTGCCATCGACAGCCTGATGAATGAACTAGAGTTGGAGAGGGAAAA GGTGATCGTGGAGGGGCAGCAGGCTGTGGACCGATGCGTTGAGAAGAAGGCCTCAAAGATTCTCCGCAAGGAGAGAGCTCTTCACAGCGAGCGGCTGCAGCAGCTCCAGGTCCTGCTGAACGAAAACTTGGTCCTGCCAAAGGAGAAAGACGTCTTGCAAGACAAAAAGAGGGTTCTTTGCTTTGAGAGAGAGCAAATGAAGAAAGCGCTCATAAAGATTACCCAGGAGAGTATCAGCTACAAAGAT GAGATAAAGCAGCTGAAGGAGAAGTGCCAGAAGCTGAGGGTGGACCTAAAGGACCGTGATGCCGCCTGCAAGAGCATGCTGACCAAGAAAGAGGATCTCTG TAAGCGCCTGGATTCAGTGGACAAGGACAGACGACAAAAAACGTCCGAGGCAGATCAGCTGAAGGTGGAGCTccagagggagaagagcagGAGGAGGCAGATAAAGAACGTCATTCAGGAAGCAGGCATCACTCTCAGCCACATCCTGACG GAGTTAGACAAGCCGTCCGAGACTGAGTGGAAGATCCTGAGGCTGCTGGAGATCCTGGAGAGCACCGCCCCCCCCAGCGACCAGGCTCCGCCCTCGACAACTCACATGAGAAGAGCAGTTGAGGGCCAAAACCGCAGACCACTGACCCCAAACCAGCCAG GAAACTCTGCAGTCAGAAGACCCCCAGCTCTGTCGTGTGCTCCTCAGCAGGCTGATCCAGAAGCCGGAGCCTCTGCAGATTGCTGA